From Bacteroidales bacterium, one genomic window encodes:
- a CDS encoding DNA-binding protein — protein sequence MLTDKPYTCKNLSPFYLYGMNETKRYAVSIKNHEEIVNVLTQFCKDKKIKGGQIIGIGAVKSATLRFFNPSTKQYVDKTFDEQMEIANLTGNISLMNGDVYLHLHATFGREDYTAIAGHLLKATLNGAGEFIVTNYSLTLPRVKDSKIGLNVFDF from the coding sequence ATGCTAACAGACAAACCATACACCTGCAAAAATCTCTCACCTTTCTACTTATACGGAATGAACGAGACAAAAAGATATGCAGTCAGCATCAAAAATCATGAAGAAATTGTAAACGTCCTAACGCAATTCTGCAAAGACAAAAAAATCAAAGGCGGACAAATCATTGGCATTGGGGCAGTTAAAAGCGCCACGCTCCGCTTCTTCAACCCTTCTACAAAACAATACGTAGACAAAACTTTTGATGAGCAAATGGAGATAGCAAACCTCACCGGCAACATCTCCCTAATGAATGGTGATGTCTATCTGCACCTTCACGCCACCTTTGGCCGTGAAGACTACACCGCCATTGCCGGCCACCTGCTAAAAGCCACCCTCAACGGCGCCGGAGAATTCATTGTCACCAACTACTCCCTCACCCTACCGCGCGTAAAAGATTCCAAAATAGGGCTGAATGTTTTTGATTTTTGA